The Streptomyces sp. NBC_01268 genome window below encodes:
- a CDS encoding Gfo/Idh/MocA family protein, giving the protein MRIGLIGTGRIGAFHAGVLARHPEVEALVLADADAVRAARVAGALGADAAPSVDALLGHPLDAVVIASATAAHAELIGRAAAAGLPAFCEKPIALDVPGTLEALRAVEAAGTELQLGFMRRFDAGYRAARDAVLDGRLGRLHTVRAATSDPAPPPAAYLPQSGGLFRDCLVHDFDIVRWVTGREVVEVYATGSDAGPAMFREAGDVDTAAALLTLDDGTLVTVTGTRCNGAGYDVRMELAGELDQIAVGWDERTPVESVEPLGPRPPAKPWSGFLDRFTPAYEAELDAFVRVVRGERDNPCDGAEALAALRVAEACERSRRERRVVPLAEVP; this is encoded by the coding sequence ATGCGCATCGGACTGATCGGCACGGGACGGATCGGGGCCTTCCACGCGGGGGTGCTCGCCCGGCATCCGGAGGTCGAGGCGCTCGTCCTGGCCGACGCCGACGCGGTGCGGGCGGCCCGGGTGGCGGGGGCGCTCGGGGCCGACGCGGCCCCGTCCGTCGACGCCCTGCTCGGGCACCCGCTGGACGCCGTGGTCATCGCGTCGGCCACCGCCGCGCACGCGGAGCTGATCGGGCGCGCCGCGGCGGCGGGCCTCCCGGCCTTCTGCGAGAAGCCGATCGCCCTGGACGTGCCGGGGACGCTGGAGGCGCTGCGGGCGGTCGAGGCGGCCGGCACCGAGCTGCAGCTGGGGTTCATGCGCCGGTTCGACGCCGGGTACCGGGCGGCGCGGGACGCCGTGCTCGACGGACGACTCGGGCGCCTGCACACCGTCCGCGCGGCCACCTCCGACCCGGCGCCGCCGCCCGCCGCGTACCTGCCCCAGTCGGGCGGGCTGTTCCGGGACTGCCTGGTGCACGACTTCGACATCGTGCGCTGGGTGACCGGCCGGGAGGTCGTGGAGGTGTACGCGACCGGGTCGGACGCGGGGCCCGCGATGTTCCGGGAGGCCGGGGACGTGGACACGGCGGCCGCGCTGCTGACCCTGGACGACGGGACGCTGGTGACGGTGACCGGGACCCGGTGCAACGGGGCCGGGTACGACGTGCGGATGGAGCTGGCGGGCGAGCTGGACCAGATCGCGGTGGGGTGGGACGAGCGGACCCCGGTCGAGTCGGTCGAGCCGCTGGGCCCGCGCCCGCCCGCCAAGCCGTGGAGCGGCTTCCTCGACCGGTTCACGCCGGCGTACGAGGCGGAGCTGGACGCGTTCGTCCGCGTGGTGCGCGGCGAGCGGGACAACCCCTGCGACGGGGCCGAGGCGCTCGCCGCGCTGCGCGTCGCGGAGGCGTGCGAGCGGTCGCGGCGGGAGCGGCGCGTGGTGCCACTGGCGGAGGTCCCCTAG
- a CDS encoding GntR family transcriptional regulator, with product MDRASPVPLYFQLARQLQAAIENGALTPGTLLGNEIDLATRLGLSRPTVRQAIRSLVDKGLLVRRRGVGTQVVHSTVRRPLELSSLYDDLEASGQLPATRVLADRLEPAGPRAAAALGVAEGTEVRYLERLRSAHGEPLALLRNHLPADLLDADAERIAETGLYRLLRAAGLTLHSARQTVGARAAEPAEAEPLGELPGAPLLTMERTTFDATGRAVEFGSHLYRASRYSFEFQLLARG from the coding sequence GTGGACCGCGCCAGCCCGGTGCCCCTCTACTTCCAGCTCGCCCGGCAGCTCCAGGCGGCGATCGAGAACGGCGCGCTGACCCCGGGCACCCTGCTCGGCAACGAGATCGACCTCGCCACGCGCCTGGGCCTGTCCCGGCCCACCGTCCGCCAGGCCATCCGGTCGCTCGTCGACAAGGGCCTCCTGGTGCGCCGCAGGGGCGTGGGCACCCAGGTCGTGCACAGCACCGTCCGCCGCCCGCTGGAGCTGAGCAGTCTCTACGACGACCTGGAGGCGTCCGGGCAGCTGCCCGCCACCCGGGTCCTGGCCGACCGGCTCGAACCGGCGGGCCCACGGGCCGCCGCCGCCCTCGGCGTCGCGGAGGGCACCGAGGTGCGCTACCTGGAGCGGCTCCGCTCCGCGCACGGCGAGCCCCTCGCGCTGCTGCGCAACCACCTCCCGGCCGACCTGCTCGACGCGGACGCCGAGCGGATCGCGGAGACCGGCCTCTACCGGCTGCTGCGCGCCGCCGGGCTCACCCTGCACAGCGCCCGCCAGACCGTCGGGGCCCGCGCCGCGGAACCGGCGGAGGCGGAGCCGCTCGGCGAGCTCCCGGGCGCCCCGCTGCTCACGATGGAGCGCACCACTTTCGACGCGACGGGCCGTGCGGTGGAGTTCGGTTCCCACCTCTACCGGGCCTCGCGTTACTCCTTCGAGTTCCAGTTGCTGGCCCGTGGGTAG
- a CDS encoding sugar ABC transporter substrate-binding protein: protein MHAEGHKGGHGLVTRVPNGGVRAAIGAVLAVALTAALAGCSSTGGKRAEDARKAAAAQGRAAVDTPRWTFAMVTHSGDGDTFWDIVQNGAKQAAVKDNINFLYAHSDEAQQQAQLIDSYVAKGVDGLIVTLAKPDAMKTAVEKAVKAGIPVITVNSGADASKAFGALTHIGQDETVAGEAVGDELDERGRKKALCVLHEQGNVGHEQRCAGAKKTFGGDLQNLYVDGTNMPDVQASILAKLQSDPSIDAVVTLGAPFADAAVQARKSAGSKAEVETFDLNAKVADALAAGTLGFAVDQQPYLQGYEAVDLLWLYRYNANVLGGGKPVLTGPQIITKDDAAALKGYTERGTR from the coding sequence ATGCACGCAGAAGGACACAAAGGAGGGCACGGCCTCGTGACCAGGGTTCCTAATGGAGGGGTACGCGCGGCCATCGGCGCCGTGCTCGCGGTGGCGCTGACCGCCGCGCTCGCGGGATGCAGCAGCACCGGCGGCAAGCGCGCGGAGGACGCCCGCAAGGCGGCCGCTGCCCAAGGGCGGGCAGCGGTGGACACCCCCCGCTGGACCTTCGCCATGGTCACCCACTCGGGCGATGGGGACACGTTCTGGGACATCGTCCAGAACGGCGCCAAGCAGGCCGCCGTCAAGGACAACATCAACTTCCTCTACGCCCACAGCGACGAGGCGCAGCAGCAGGCCCAGCTCATCGACTCGTACGTGGCGAAGGGCGTCGACGGGCTCATCGTCACGCTGGCCAAGCCGGACGCGATGAAGACGGCCGTGGAGAAGGCCGTGAAGGCCGGCATCCCGGTGATCACGGTGAACTCCGGCGCCGACGCCTCCAAGGCCTTCGGCGCCCTCACCCACATCGGCCAGGACGAGACCGTCGCGGGCGAGGCGGTCGGCGACGAGCTGGACGAGCGCGGCCGCAAGAAGGCCCTGTGCGTCCTGCACGAGCAGGGCAACGTGGGGCACGAGCAGCGCTGCGCCGGGGCGAAGAAGACCTTCGGCGGCGACCTGCAGAACCTCTACGTCGACGGCACCAACATGCCCGACGTACAGGCCTCCATCCTCGCCAAGCTGCAGTCCGACCCGTCCATCGACGCCGTCGTCACCCTCGGCGCGCCGTTCGCCGACGCCGCCGTCCAGGCGAGGAAGAGCGCGGGCAGCAAGGCCGAGGTGGAGACCTTCGACCTCAACGCCAAGGTCGCCGACGCGCTCGCCGCCGGCACCCTGGGCTTCGCCGTCGACCAGCAGCCGTACCTCCAGGGGTACGAGGCCGTCGACCTGCTCTGGCTCTACCGCTACAACGCCAATGTCCTCGGCGGCGGCAAGCCGGTCCTGACCGGCCCGCAGATCATCACCAAGGACGACGCCGCCGCGCTCAAGGGCTACACGGAGCGGGGCACCCGATGA
- a CDS encoding ABC transporter permease encodes MSAAAPPPAPADGLDHVDERLLRTSPMKKLLARPELGSVVGALAVFVFFSLAADSFVRAASLGTVLYAASTIGIMAVPVALLMIGGEFDLSAGVLVTSSALISSMFSYQMTANVWVGVGVSLLVTLAIGAFNGFMLTRTKLPSFIITLGTFLMLTGLNLGFTKLISGTVSTKSIADMEGFPSAKKLFASTWTVGGVELKVTILWWIGLVAVATWILLRTRFGNWIFAVGGGSDAARAVGVPVFKTKIGLYMGVAFCAWISGQHLLFSFDVVQSGEGVGNELIYIIAAVIGGCLITGGYGSAIGSAVGALIFGMTSKGIVYAEWNPDWFKFFLGAMLLLATLLNAWIRKRVEAAK; translated from the coding sequence ATGAGCGCCGCCGCCCCGCCACCGGCGCCCGCCGACGGCCTGGACCACGTCGACGAGCGGCTGCTGCGCACCTCGCCGATGAAGAAGCTGCTGGCCCGCCCCGAACTCGGCTCGGTCGTCGGCGCGCTCGCCGTCTTCGTCTTCTTCTCGCTGGCCGCCGACAGCTTCGTGCGTGCCGCCAGCCTCGGCACCGTGCTCTACGCGGCCTCCACCATCGGCATCATGGCCGTGCCGGTCGCGCTGCTGATGATCGGCGGCGAGTTCGACCTCTCCGCCGGTGTGCTCGTCACCAGCTCGGCGCTGATCTCCTCGATGTTCAGCTACCAGATGACCGCGAACGTCTGGGTCGGCGTCGGCGTCTCGCTGCTCGTCACCCTCGCCATCGGCGCGTTCAACGGCTTCATGCTGACCCGCACCAAGCTGCCCAGCTTCATCATCACGCTCGGCACCTTCCTCATGCTGACCGGCCTGAACCTCGGCTTCACCAAGCTGATCAGCGGCACGGTCTCCACCAAGTCGATCGCCGACATGGAGGGCTTCCCCTCCGCCAAGAAGCTCTTCGCCTCGACCTGGACCGTCGGTGGCGTCGAGCTCAAGGTCACCATCCTGTGGTGGATCGGCCTGGTGGCCGTCGCCACCTGGATCCTGCTGCGCACCCGCTTCGGCAACTGGATCTTCGCGGTGGGCGGCGGCTCCGACGCGGCCCGCGCGGTCGGCGTCCCGGTCTTCAAGACCAAGATCGGCCTCTACATGGGCGTGGCCTTCTGCGCCTGGATCTCCGGCCAGCACCTGCTCTTCTCCTTCGACGTCGTCCAGTCGGGCGAGGGCGTCGGCAACGAGCTGATCTACATCATCGCGGCCGTCATCGGCGGCTGTCTGATCACCGGCGGCTACGGCTCCGCGATCGGCTCCGCGGTCGGTGCCCTCATCTTCGGCATGACGAGCAAGGGCATCGTGTACGCGGAGTGGAACCCCGACTGGTTCAAGTTCTTCCTGGGCGCCATGCTGCTGCTCGCGACCCTGCTGAACGCCTGGATCCGCAAGCGCGTGGAGGCCGCGAAGTGA